The following coding sequences are from one Ornithorhynchus anatinus isolate Pmale09 chromosome 11, mOrnAna1.pri.v4, whole genome shotgun sequence window:
- the LOC100092673 gene encoding interleukin-36 alpha-like produces the protein MNILTFSPLKSPLLSIFTKVPAPGLAHLTEKEKNTPLKGMLCDISGKYLFLVDKTLIAAFLTHNTEPTVFLILPVQGSESGVSGNSIYLGVEEGERCLCCIESGGQPTLQVKEKNLMDLYHNGDKSHRFTFYTQPTGTGTVSYQSVAHPGWFICTSPYPEEPVTLTNRLGETQITDFLFQNKKTR, from the exons ATGAACATCCTAACTTTCAGTCCTCTAAAGTCTCCACTGCTCTCGATATTTACAAAGGTTCCCGCTCCGGGCTTGGCCCACCTGActg agaaagaaaagaacacaCCTCTCAAGGGGATGCTGTGTGACATATCTGGCAAATACCTGTTCCTGGTTGATAAGACCCTCATAGCTGCCTTCCTCACTCACAACACAGAACCAA CTGTTTTTCTGATCCTACCGGTCCAGGGCAGCGAGTCAGGGGTGTCAGGGAACTCCATTTACTTGGGAGTAGAGGAAGGAGAGCGGTGCTTATGCTGCATTGAGTCCGGAGGCCAGCCCACTTTGCAAGTGAAG gaAAAGAACTTAATGGATCTGTACCACAACGGGGACAAGTCTCATCGCTTCACCTTTTATACACAACCGACCGGGACAGGCACGGTCAGCTATCAATCGGTGGCTCATCCCGGCTGGTTCATCTGCACCTCACCCTATCCCGAAGAGCCCGTCACCCTGACGAACAGACTCGGAGAAACCCAGATCAcagattttctttttcaaaataaaaagacCAGATGA
- the LOC100092661 gene encoding interleukin-36 receptor antagonist protein produces the protein MFASLPNRSPGLCHAVPPLLWHIQEPTGGGLQEDTPNPSRTGLKTELGKMVLASAMCFRLTDAVLKAVYVQNDQLLAGTPPGGYGAQEGAEVSMVPNRYVDGNLSPVILGVEAGQRCLSCGTAEEPVLKLEAVDIMDLYHHGDPSNRFTFLRRRSGATSRFESAMFPGWFLCSPPGEDQPLSLSRQPPDASLGFIDFSLQLCS, from the exons ATGTTCGCCTCCTTACCTAACCGCTCCCCAG GGCTGTGCCATGCCGTGCCTCCTCTGTTGTGGCACATTCAGGAGCCCACAGGCGGTGGACTTCAGGAagacacccccaacccctccaggaCAG GGTTGAAGACTGAACTCGGGAAGATGGTCCTGGCCAGTGCCATGTGTTTCCG GTTGACAGATGCAGTGCTGAAGGCCGTTTACGTGCAGAACGACCAACTGCTGGCAGGAACTCCACCTGGAGGATATGGGGCCCAAGAAG gGGCTGAGGTCAGCATGGTGCCCAATAGGTACGTGGATGGCAACCTGTCCCCCGTCATCCTGGGAGTAGAGGCAGGGCAGCGCTGCCTGTCCTGTGGCACTGCTGAGGAGCCTGTCCTGAAACTGGAG GCAGTGGACATCATGGATCTCTATCATCACGGGGACCCGTCCAATCGATTCACCTTCCTGCGCAGGCGCTCTGGGGCCACCTCCCGCTTTGAGTCGGCCATGTTCCCGGGCTGGTTCCTGTGCAGCCCCCCCGGAGAAGACCAGCCCCTGAGTCTCTCCCGCCAGCCTCCAGATGCCAGTTTGGGCTTTATTGATTTCTCACTGCAGCTGTGCAGCTAG